A region of Selenomonadales bacterium 4137-cl DNA encodes the following proteins:
- a CDS encoding HD-GYP domain-containing protein produces the protein MIRVITKRYRIDEVKPGMELAGSLITDNDKFALGEGTVLTDNLIQRLKGWGVGVVDIRHVVDSADKEPPPLSETQVAVSCGYNDTVGTLKRSFETIRFFKQVPLKEMRELADSALEPFINTSGILNHLQVVQRQDDYTFYHSIDVAVLCGVVGRWLGYRGDELKDLVLAGLLHDIGKTQIPLEILRKPGKLTPAEMEIMRLHTTRGYNLVKELGLPASVMYAILQHHEREDGSGYPIQVPGAKIHPFAKVVAVVDIYDAITSDKVYSKKATPFAAVEALMRDMYDKLDPNICTVFLNNVRDYFIGNVVLLSDGREAEVVYLGKFISARPVVRDENGEFIDLENKKDLSIIKVLRT, from the coding sequence ATGATCCGGGTAATCACCAAGCGGTACCGGATTGACGAAGTCAAGCCCGGAATGGAACTGGCGGGGAGCCTGATCACCGACAATGACAAATTCGCGCTCGGTGAGGGAACCGTCCTTACCGACAATCTTATCCAGCGCCTGAAGGGATGGGGCGTGGGCGTCGTCGACATCCGTCACGTGGTCGACAGCGCCGACAAAGAACCCCCGCCCCTGTCGGAAACCCAGGTGGCGGTTTCCTGCGGATATAACGACACCGTCGGCACCCTCAAACGCTCCTTCGAAACCATCCGCTTTTTCAAGCAGGTGCCGCTTAAAGAGATGAGGGAATTGGCCGACAGCGCCCTCGAACCCTTCATCAACACCTCCGGCATCCTCAACCATCTTCAGGTGGTCCAGCGCCAGGACGACTACACCTTCTACCATTCCATCGACGTAGCTGTGCTGTGCGGCGTCGTAGGGCGGTGGCTGGGCTACCGCGGCGACGAACTCAAGGACCTCGTGCTGGCCGGTCTGCTGCACGACATCGGTAAGACCCAGATTCCGCTCGAAATACTCCGTAAACCGGGGAAACTCACCCCGGCCGAGATGGAGATAATGCGCCTCCATACCACCAGGGGGTACAATCTCGTCAAAGAACTCGGCCTCCCGGCCTCCGTCATGTACGCCATCCTCCAGCACCACGAGCGCGAGGACGGCAGCGGCTACCCAATCCAGGTCCCCGGCGCCAAAATACATCCCTTTGCCAAGGTGGTAGCCGTCGTCGACATCTACGACGCGATCACCTCCGACAAGGTTTACAGCAAAAAAGCGACCCCCTTCGCGGCGGTCGAAGCCCTGATGCGCGACATGTACGACAAGCTTGACCCCAATATCTGCACCGTTTTCCTCAACAACGTCCGCGACTACTTTATCGGCAATGTCGTCCTCCTCAGCGACGGACGGGAGGCGGAAGTCGTCTACCTTGGCAAGTTCATCTCCGCCCGGCCGGTGGTGCGCGACGAAAACGGCGAGTTCATCGATCTTGAGAACAAAAAAGACCTGAGCATCATCAAAGTGCTCAGAACCTGA
- a CDS encoding PLP-dependent aminotransferase family protein → MKIDWADRVATMEDPAVKMMLKITQRTDVISFAGGLPSAKTFPVDRLAAAYAAVLKEQGGAALQYSLAEGYPPLRELLAQRLERSGIACKPENIVITSGSQQAIDFIGRLLLNPGDLIAVENPAYLAALQPFRSYQASFLPVPMDNDGMDVDALARQLKKARPKFIYVNPTFQNPTGITLSLERRRRLGELAASREILLLEDNPYGELRFGGADIPPIKSLADSDWAMYTGTFSKVIAPGLRVGWFVAHPEIAAKVTAAKQLNDILTNSLTQRALHRFLTDTDLDAHIATIIGQYRRQRDAMLAALAAYFPGNVSWTQPEGGMFIWVTLPPGLDARDLLTKAIDEAKVAFVPGTPFHTDGGGHNTFRLSFANTGEEEIASGIARLGALLARHM, encoded by the coding sequence ATGAAAATCGACTGGGCCGACCGCGTAGCCACCATGGAAGACCCTGCCGTAAAAATGATGCTCAAAATAACCCAGCGCACCGACGTCATCTCCTTCGCCGGCGGCCTGCCGTCAGCCAAAACCTTCCCCGTCGACCGCCTGGCGGCCGCGTACGCCGCCGTCCTCAAAGAACAGGGCGGGGCGGCGCTCCAGTACAGTCTCGCCGAAGGCTACCCGCCGCTGCGCGAACTGCTGGCCCAGCGCCTCGAACGCTCCGGCATCGCCTGCAAACCTGAAAACATCGTCATCACCAGCGGCTCGCAGCAGGCCATCGACTTTATCGGCCGCCTGCTGCTCAACCCCGGCGACCTGATCGCCGTCGAAAACCCCGCTTACCTCGCCGCCCTGCAGCCTTTCCGCAGCTATCAGGCCAGCTTCCTGCCCGTGCCCATGGACAACGACGGCATGGACGTCGACGCTCTGGCGCGCCAGCTCAAAAAGGCGCGGCCGAAATTCATCTACGTCAACCCCACCTTCCAGAACCCGACCGGCATAACCCTCAGCCTGGAAAGGCGCCGCCGCCTCGGCGAGCTTGCCGCCAGCCGCGAAATCCTTCTCCTGGAGGACAACCCCTACGGCGAACTCCGTTTCGGCGGTGCCGACATCCCGCCGATCAAAAGCCTCGCCGACAGCGACTGGGCCATGTACACCGGCACCTTCTCCAAAGTCATCGCTCCCGGCCTGCGCGTGGGCTGGTTCGTCGCCCACCCCGAAATCGCGGCTAAAGTAACGGCTGCCAAACAGCTCAACGACATCCTCACCAACTCCCTCACCCAGCGCGCCCTTCACCGTTTCCTCACCGACACCGACCTCGACGCCCACATTGCCACCATCATCGGCCAATACCGCCGCCAGCGCGACGCCATGCTGGCCGCCCTGGCCGCCTACTTCCCCGGCAACGTCTCCTGGACGCAGCCGGAGGGCGGCATGTTCATCTGGGTCACCCTGCCGCCGGGGCTCGACGCGCGCGACCTCCTTACCAAGGCCATCGACGAGGCCAAGGTCGCCTTTGTGCCGGGCACGCCCTTCCATACCGACGGCGGCGGTCACAACACCTTCCGCCTCAGCTTCGCCAATACCGGAGAAGAAGAGATCGCCTCCGGAATTGCCAGGCTGGGCGCCCTGCTGGCCAGACACATGTGA
- the folE2 gene encoding GTP cyclohydrolase FolE2, whose amino-acid sequence MKDVQSLTDERGIAIQKVGVSEVHLPFLIKRKSGSFQSVLANIKLTVDLPKEYKGTHMSRFIEVLSDWSQKPVSYREMEAILNDLAGRLDARRASIDIAFKFFIEKTAPVSGMKSLLDYDCLFAGNLEMGNHLDFVLGLTVPFTSLCPCSKEISAYGAHNQRGIMRVKVRFQPGRFVWIEDLAALMEAQASAPVFSLLKREDEKHLTELAYENPKFVEDVLRDLVLALRALDGVAWFEVECENYESIHNHSAYAAHIETIGK is encoded by the coding sequence ATGAAAGACGTACAAAGCCTTACCGACGAACGGGGCATCGCCATCCAGAAAGTCGGCGTGAGCGAAGTCCACCTGCCGTTCCTCATCAAACGCAAAAGCGGCTCCTTCCAGTCGGTCCTCGCGAACATCAAGCTGACCGTCGACCTGCCCAAGGAATACAAAGGCACCCACATGAGCCGCTTCATCGAGGTGCTCAGCGACTGGAGCCAGAAACCCGTTTCCTACCGGGAGATGGAAGCCATTCTGAACGATCTCGCCGGCCGCCTCGACGCCAGAAGAGCCAGCATCGACATCGCCTTCAAATTCTTCATCGAAAAGACCGCGCCCGTCAGCGGCATGAAAAGCCTGCTCGACTATGACTGCCTGTTCGCGGGCAACCTTGAGATGGGGAATCACCTCGACTTTGTCCTCGGTCTCACCGTTCCGTTCACCTCCCTGTGCCCCTGCAGCAAGGAAATTTCGGCCTACGGGGCCCATAACCAGCGCGGCATAATGCGGGTCAAGGTCAGGTTCCAGCCTGGGCGCTTCGTCTGGATAGAAGATCTGGCCGCCCTCATGGAAGCCCAGGCCAGCGCCCCCGTATTCTCGCTGCTCAAGCGCGAGGACGAAAAGCATCTCACCGAGCTGGCGTATGAGAATCCCAAGTTCGTCGAAGATGTCCTCCGCGACCTGGTCCTGGCGCTCCGGGCGCTGGACGGGGTGGCCTGGTTCGAGGTCGAGTGCGAGAATTATGAGTCGATACATAACCATAGCGCCTACGCTGCCCACATCGAGACGATAGGCAAATAG
- a CDS encoding N-6 DNA methylase — MNWKHFLAECQEVKTWLTAHGRQADRGLLTVLVAVLGGSPTTEDAAARAIGSQALTDAVLGPPVAGDAEIPDRIHAIISRWLCTLPHDAWLLGELYEKLAFGRRAQGLFYTAPQVIDFILARTAANADITADPHVKILDPACGCGNFLLRAYDLLRDKYISARGVLAEQFPDNDWSDDGIHRHIVTHNLWGADIDELAAETAAAGLLLKRPQACGGLRPNILVCDSLRRPERDAGGDRAFWSSRYDYVIGNPPYLSFGLRGAQRLDRDYEAYLRRAFSASAEYKLSYYVLFLERGIEMLVEGGKLGFILPDSFLLGRYYSKIRRYIMDHTAIETMVHIALPVFKNAAVGMSAICVLRRESDPTGRESQAVTVHHFDSKDDLKQEAAGCSYPQNYFATLPHQRFRLFSDLTVKNLIDKIDNSNEPLANFASGHTGVRSVSKQSDIIGRECAGQTWRRGLVSGSQVERYGLTYEGHWLNIDPARLYKGGWDPAVVGVRKILVRQTGYTLTACIDDNGYYHLNNLHSFVATDGDVTLDYLLMLLNSRLMSFYYHAVTMEYGRSMAQTDIDTLELLPVRIHPEASARAPELVRIMATLIRRRKEGDNGAEARSAAMDDLFNQMVYKIYELSPAEINLVEEYETRLTARRSRRRPLLGKL, encoded by the coding sequence ATGAACTGGAAGCACTTTCTGGCGGAATGTCAAGAAGTGAAAACCTGGTTGACTGCCCACGGCCGGCAAGCCGATAGGGGCCTCTTAACCGTGCTCGTCGCCGTGCTGGGCGGCAGCCCGACTACGGAAGACGCCGCCGCCCGGGCGATCGGTTCCCAGGCATTGACCGACGCCGTCCTAGGCCCGCCGGTTGCCGGCGATGCCGAAATACCCGATCGCATTCACGCCATAATCTCCCGCTGGCTGTGCACCCTGCCCCACGACGCCTGGCTGCTCGGCGAACTGTACGAAAAGCTCGCCTTCGGGCGGCGGGCCCAGGGTCTATTTTATACAGCCCCCCAGGTGATCGACTTCATTCTTGCGCGAACGGCCGCCAACGCCGATATCACCGCCGATCCGCACGTCAAAATCCTTGACCCGGCCTGCGGCTGCGGCAACTTTCTCCTTCGCGCCTACGATCTTCTCCGGGACAAATATATCTCCGCCCGCGGCGTCCTGGCGGAGCAGTTTCCCGACAACGACTGGTCGGACGACGGAATCCACCGGCACATCGTTACCCATAACCTTTGGGGCGCCGACATCGACGAACTTGCGGCCGAAACCGCGGCAGCCGGTCTGTTGCTCAAAAGGCCCCAGGCCTGCGGCGGCCTGCGTCCCAACATCCTCGTCTGCGACAGCCTCCGCCGGCCCGAGCGGGATGCCGGCGGCGACCGGGCCTTCTGGTCGTCCCGCTACGACTATGTCATCGGCAACCCGCCCTACCTCTCCTTCGGTCTGCGGGGGGCGCAGCGCCTCGACCGCGACTACGAAGCATACCTGCGCCGCGCGTTCAGCGCCTCGGCCGAATACAAGCTAAGCTATTACGTCCTCTTCCTCGAGCGGGGCATCGAAATGCTTGTGGAAGGGGGGAAGCTGGGGTTCATTCTCCCCGACAGCTTTCTCCTCGGCCGCTACTACTCGAAAATCCGCCGCTACATTATGGACCATACCGCCATCGAAACAATGGTCCACATCGCTCTGCCGGTGTTTAAAAACGCCGCCGTCGGCATGTCGGCGATCTGCGTCCTCCGGCGTGAAAGCGACCCCACCGGCCGGGAAAGCCAGGCAGTCACCGTCCACCATTTCGACAGCAAAGACGACCTCAAACAGGAAGCAGCCGGCTGCTCCTACCCTCAGAACTATTTCGCCACTCTTCCCCACCAGCGCTTCCGTCTGTTTTCCGATTTGACGGTCAAAAACCTGATTGATAAAATAGATAATAGCAATGAACCGTTGGCAAATTTTGCATCAGGCCATACCGGCGTACGCTCCGTTTCCAAGCAAAGCGACATAATCGGCCGGGAGTGTGCGGGCCAGACCTGGCGACGCGGGCTGGTTTCCGGCAGCCAGGTCGAACGGTACGGACTGACCTACGAGGGCCACTGGCTCAACATCGACCCCGCGCGGCTTTATAAAGGCGGCTGGGACCCCGCCGTCGTCGGCGTCCGCAAAATCCTCGTCCGTCAGACCGGTTACACCCTTACCGCCTGTATCGACGACAACGGCTACTACCACCTCAACAACCTTCACAGCTTCGTAGCCACCGACGGCGACGTAACCCTCGACTACCTGCTGATGCTTTTGAATTCCAGGCTGATGTCCTTCTACTACCACGCCGTTACGATGGAATACGGGCGGTCGATGGCCCAGACGGACATCGACACCCTCGAACTCCTGCCGGTCAGGATTCATCCGGAGGCCAGCGCCCGCGCGCCCGAGCTCGTCAGGATAATGGCCACCCTCATCCGCCGCCGCAAAGAAGGCGACAACGGCGCCGAGGCCCGCTCCGCCGCCATGGACGATCTTTTCAACCAAATGGTCTATAAAATCTACGAACTATCCCCCGCCGAGATAAACCTCGTCGAAGAATACGAGACCAGATTGACGGCCCGCCGGTCGCGCCGTCGCCCGCTCTTGGGCAAGCTATAG
- the queC gene encoding 7-cyano-7-deazaguanine synthase QueC encodes MKAVVLLSGGLDSTVCMAAAAAAGCELFPISFDYQQRHSRELASARRVAEYYGVKRHLVISTNMDAIGGSALTDAAIAVPEGDAGRHDIPATYVPARNLIFLSYALGYAEVSGADRIYIGVNALDYSGYPDCRPEFVRLFQQLADYSTKAAVQDGRRIKVETPLIDLAKKDIVLLGAKLGAPLHLTTSCYAGGEEACGKCDSCVLRLKGFGEAGMQDPIPYAKRP; translated from the coding sequence ATGAAAGCTGTCGTCCTGCTATCCGGCGGCCTCGACTCCACCGTCTGCATGGCGGCGGCCGCCGCCGCCGGATGCGAACTTTTTCCCATAAGCTTCGACTACCAGCAGCGCCACAGCCGCGAACTGGCCAGCGCCCGCCGGGTCGCGGAATATTACGGCGTCAAGCGCCATCTGGTGATATCGACCAACATGGACGCCATCGGCGGCAGCGCCCTTACCGACGCGGCCATCGCCGTCCCCGAGGGTGACGCAGGCAGGCACGATATCCCCGCAACCTACGTGCCGGCCCGCAACCTCATCTTCCTCAGTTACGCCCTCGGTTACGCCGAAGTAAGCGGCGCGGACCGCATCTACATCGGCGTCAACGCTCTCGACTACTCCGGCTACCCAGACTGCCGGCCCGAATTCGTGCGGCTCTTTCAGCAGCTCGCCGACTACAGCACCAAGGCCGCCGTTCAGGACGGGCGGCGCATCAAGGTGGAAACGCCGCTCATCGACCTGGCCAAAAAGGACATCGTTCTCCTCGGCGCCAAACTCGGCGCCCCCCTTCACCTCACCACCAGCTGCTACGCCGGCGGCGAAGAGGCCTGCGGGAAGTGCGACAGTTGCGTGCTGCGCCTGAAAGGCTTCGGCGAAGCCGGCATGCAAGACCCGATCCCTTATGCGAAAAGGCCGTAA